A region from the Perca fluviatilis chromosome 16, GENO_Pfluv_1.0, whole genome shotgun sequence genome encodes:
- the rps6ka4 gene encoding ribosomal protein S6 kinase alpha-4 — translation MSGDASDSSDDSDTKTNEKACTVKHQITNANLTGHTERVGMENFELLKVLGTGAYGKVFLVRKNTGHDVGQLYAMKVLKKAAIVQKAKTTEHTRTERQVLEHIRQSPFLVTLHYAFQTQSKLHLILDYVSGGEMFTHLYQRDHFPEEAVRIYIGEIILALEHLHKLGIVYRDIKLENILLDSEGHVVLTDFGLSKEFLEEEKERTYSFCGTIEYMAPEIIRGKSGHGKSVDWWSLGILMFELLTGASPFTLEGERNSQSEVSKRILRCDPPFPSMIGPTAQDLLKKLLVKDPHKRLGSGPRGSEDIKAHTFFKGLNWADLAQKKLPSPFKPELKSELDVGNFAEEFTGMDPVYSPASTPPSTDRLFQGYSFIAPSILFNKNAVMGDFVQSQIGADRPASASVQRSAMLEESHFFQHYELCLHGPPLGEGSFSVCRKCRHKQTGHEYAVKIVSRRMEANTQREVAALRQCESHPNIVKLHEVYTDQYHTYLVMELLGGGELLERIKRKKLFGEAEASQLLQSLVSAVSFMHENGVVHRDLKPENVLFSGEGEDSVLKVIDFGFARLCPAGSAPLQTPCFTLQYAAPELFESAGYDKACDLWSLGVILYTMLSGQVPFHSEQRGMTSSYAADIMQKIKEGDFSLDGDAWKGVSEDAKELVKGLLTVDPEKRLKLSDLKENSWLQGGASMSTTPLCTPDVLESSGPTVRTYVNATYKAFNRGKREGFFLKSVDNAPLAKRRKLKMTSTGVETRWSSSSSSSSSSTSSSASASATASKIQPKQTVTTKQTVTTKLSLCRRETERAKMEEVRVR, via the exons ATGTCTGGGGACGCATCTGATAGTAGTGATGACTCCgatacaaaaacaaatgaaaaggcCTGCACCGTCAAGCATCAAATCACCAATG CTAACCTCACAGGTCACACTGAGAGGGTCGGCATGGAGAATTTTGAGCTGCTCAAAGTCTTAGGCACTGGAG CTTATGGAAAAGTGTTTTTGGTCAGGAAGAACACCGGTCATGATGTGGGCCAGCTGTATGCTATGAAG GTGTTAAAGAAAGCAGCTATTGTTCAAAAGGCAAAGACAACCGAACATACTCGCACTGAGAGGCAGGTGCTGGAGCACATCCGCCAGTCTCCCTTCCTGGTCACGCTCCACTATGCCTTTCAGACGCAGAGCAAACTCCACCTCATCCTGG ACTATGTGAGTGGCGGGGAGATGTTTACTCATTTGTACCAGAGGGATCACTTTCCTGAGGAGGCGGTGCGGATTTATATTGGGGAAATAATCCTGGCTCTGGAGCACCTGCACAAG CTTGGGATTGTATACCGAGACATCAAATTAGAAAACATTCTTCTAGACAGTGAAGGCCATGTGGTATTGACGGATTTTGGGCTTAGCAAGGAGTTTCTGGAAGAAGAG AAGGAAAGGACCTACTCTTTCTGTGGCACCATTGAGTACATGGCACCTGAAATCATCAGAGGGAAATCTGGGCATGGCAAG TCGGTAGATTGGTGGAGCCTTGGGATCCTGATGTTTGAGCTTCTAACGGGCGCATCTCCTTTTACCTTGGAGGGGGAGAGGAACTCCCAGAGTGAGGTGTCAAA ACGTATTTTGCGCTGTGATCCTCCGTTCCCCTCTATGATTGGACCCACTGCTCAGGACCTGCTTAAGAAGTTGTTGGTGAAAGATCCCCACAAGAGGCTGGGCTCTGGACCACGAGGGTCTGAAGACATCAAAGCACATACCTTCTTCAAG GGACTGAACTGGGCCGACCTAGCACAGAAGAAGTTGCCAAGTCCATTCAAGCCAGAGCTGAAGAGTGAACTTGATGTGGGGAACTTTGCTGAGGAATTCACTGGGATGGATCCTGTGTACTCTCCGGCCAGTACGCCACCAAGCACTGACCGCCTGTTCCAG GGATACTCCTTTATTGCTCCCTCCATCCTGTTCAACAAGAACGCAGTTATGGGAGACTTTGTACAATCCCAGATTGGGGCTGATCGTCCAGCTTCAGCCTCCGTTCAACGCAGTGCAATGTTAGAG GAATCCCATTTTTTTCAGCACTATGAGCTGTGTCTTCATGGGCCACCCCTAGGCGAGGGTAGCTTCTCTGTGTGCAGGAAATGCCGACACAAGCAAACTGGCCACGAGTATGCCGTCAAGATCGTCAGCCGCAG AATGGAGGCAAACACCCAGAGGGAGGTTGCTGCTTTGAGGCAATGTGAGAGTCACCCAAACATTGTAAAGCTGCATGAAGTCTATACTGATCAG TACCACACATATTTAGTGATGGAGCTTCTGGGAGGTGGGGAGTTGCTGGAACGGATCAAGAGGAAGAAACTCTTTGGAGAGGCCGAGGCCAGTCAGCTGTTACAGAGCCTGGTCTCAGCTGTTAGCTTCATGCACGAGAATGGAGTCGTGCACAGAGACCTCAAACCAGAG AACGTGCTGTTTTCAGGTGAGGGGGAGGACTCTGTGCTGAAAGTAATAGATTTTGGATTTGCCCGCCTGTGCCCTGCAGGCAGCGCCCCCCTGCAGACTCCCTGCTTCACGCTGCAGTACGCTGCGCCTGAACTTTTTGAGAGTGCAGGATACGACAAAGCCTGTGACCTCTGGAGTCTTGGGGTCATCCTG TACACCATGCTGTCAGGCCAGGTGCCATTTCATAGTGAGCAGCGGGGGATGACCTCATCATATGCTGCTGACatcatgcaaaagattaaagaGGGCGATTTTTCATTGGACGGGGATGCCTGGAAGGGCGTATCGGAGGATGCCAAAGAGCTTGTTAAAG GCCTACTGACAGTGGACCCAGAGAAGCGTCTTAAACTCTCTGATCTGAAGGAGAACAGCTGGCTGCAGGGCGGAGCATCCATGTCCACCACTCCTTTGTGCACTCCAGATGTGCTAGAGTCTAGTGGGCCTACTGTCCGCACCTATGTCAATGCCACCTACAAG GCTTTCAACCGTGGTAAGAGAGAGGGCTTCTTTCTGAAAAGTGTTGACAATGCTCCCCTTGCAAAACGCAGAAAGCTGAAGATGACAAGTACAGGTGTTGAGACCCGATGGAGTTcatcctcatcttcctcctcttcttccactTCCTCCTCTGCCTCCGCCTCTGCCACAGCATCCAAAATACAGCCAAAGCAAACTGTGACCACAAAGCAAACTGTGACCACAAAGCTAAGCCTTTGCaggcgagagacagagagagcaaaaATGGAGGAGGTACGTGTGCGATGA